One stretch of Athene noctua chromosome 27, bAthNoc1.hap1.1, whole genome shotgun sequence DNA includes these proteins:
- the LOC141970879 gene encoding complement factor D-like, which produces MGPSPAPVLALALLLGAAVNGQPRGRILGGFEAKPHLRPYMASLQLDGKHVCGGFLIAQQWVLSAAHCTEETNGRVFQVVLGAHSLSEPEPHKRLYRVRAQIPHPGSNIHNNKDDLLLLQLEEKAELNAHVRVLPWQREDRDVAADTVCEAAGWGTINHRGQQPDKLHQVERPVISRDVCNHRTRHDGTITEKMMCTDSRKKDTCKGDSGGPLVCNGVAEGVVTAGSRVCGNYKKPAIYTRIAPYAAWIDGVMASAAGEGDAR; this is translated from the exons ATGGGGCCGAGTCCCGCTCCCGTCCTCGCCCTCgcgctgctgctgggggctgcggtGAACG ggcagccccggggacgGATCCTGGGGGGCTTCGAGGCCAAGCCCCACCTGAGGCCGTACATGGCCTCGCTGCAGCTGGACGGGAAGCACGTCTGCGGGGGCTTCCTCATCGCCCAGCAGTGGGTGCTGAGCGCCGCGCACTGCACCGAGGAGAC GAACGGGAGAGTTTTCCAGGTCGTCCTGGGCGCCCACTCGCTCAGCGAGCCGGAGCCCCACAAACGCCTGTACCGTGTGCGCGCCCAGATCCCCCACCCCGGCAGCAACATCCACAACAACAAGGAcgatctcctcctcctccag ctggaggagaaagcGGAGCTGAACGCGCACGTGCGGGTGCTGCCGTGGCAGCGGGAGGACAGGGACGTGGCGGCCGACACCGTGTGCGAGGCGGCGGGTTGGGGCACCATCAACCACAGGGGCCAACAGCCGGACAAGCTCCACCAGGTGGAGCGGCCGGTGATCAGCCGCGACGTCTGCAACCACCGCACCCGCCACGACGGCACCATCACCGAGAAGATGATGTGCACCGACTCCCGCAAGAAGGACACCTGCAAG GGAGACTCCGGCGGCCCCCTGGTCTGCAATGGGGTGGCCGAGGGGGTGGTCACGGCCGGCTCCCGCGTCTGCGGCAACTACAAGAAACCGGCCATCTACACCCGCATCGCCCCGTACGCGGCCTGGATCGACGGTGTCATGGCCTCCGCCGCTGGGGAGGGGGACGCTCGCTGA
- the PLPPR3 gene encoding phospholipid phosphatase-related protein type 3: MIPPKEKARAPKDSMTLLPCFYFVELPIVASSIVTLYFLELTDLFKPAKVGFQCYDRALSMPYVETNEELIPLLMLLSLAFAAPAASIMVGEGIVYCLQSRLKGRAGAEGSINAGGCNFNSFLRRTVRFVGVHVFGLCATALVTDVIQLATGYHAPFFLTVCKPNYTLLGTPCDANPYITQDICSGVDKHAILSARKTFPSQHATLSAFAAVYVSMYFNSIISDSTKLLKPILVFAFAIAAGICGLTQITQYRSHPADVYVGFLIGSGIAAYLAYHAVGNFRAPTERVPAPAPAKDALRALTQRGHDSVYHQNKSVSTDELNPQTRLEEAARPVPREKNSLGSLKRASVDVDLLAPRSPMGKENMVTFSNTLPRVNTPSMDDPARRHMTIHVPVDASRSKQLITEWKQKSLEGRSMTLAEEAAPGRGAGDASEDVPPSLYPTVQARSAERAAMGPRVLIQPRPGASQLVHIPEESQAGAGGVASGGAAVRAKWVMVAEKGGAQRVANPPRLMQVIAMSKQQSIVSVTPKHSETSSSSTSSDSSQYRSPSERDSSSIITIDAHAPHHPVVHLSAGNGPWEWKSGPKGPEGPDAYELGELGKDFRGFRPAKSAGVSPGSSVSDMEQDEPRYGSLAAIPGAAGGGGERGDAPPEGLLGTASRESTLRRKPAERDGQVDSEVDHYYKKMQASRRFKD, from the exons ATGATCCCCCCCAAGGAGAAGGCCAGGGCCCCCAAGGACAGCATGACGCTGCTGCCCTGCTTCTACTTCGTGGag CTGCCCATCGTGGCCTCCTCCATCGTGACCCTCTACTTCCTGGAGCTGACGGACCTCTTCAAGCCGGCCAAGGTGGGGTTCCAGTGCTACGACCGGGCGCTCTCCATGCCCTACGTGGAGACCAACGAGGAGCTCATCCCGCTGCTCATGCTGCTCAGCCTGGCCTTCGCCGCGCCCGCCGCCTCG ATCATGGTCGGGGAGGGCATCGTGTACTGCCTGCAGTCCCGGCTGAAGGGACGCGCGGGGGCCGAGGGCAGCATTAACGCCGGGGGCTGCAACTTCAACTCCTTCCTGCGCCGGACCGTGAGGTTTGTGG ggGTCCACGTGTTCGGGCTCTGTGCCACGGCCCTGGTGACGGACGTCATCCAGCTGGCCACCGGCTACCACGCGCCCTTCTTCCTGACCGTCTGCAAGCCCAACTACACGCTGCTGGGCACCCCCTGCGACGCCAACCCCTACATCACCCAGGACATCTGCTCGGGCGTGGACAAGCACGCCATCCTCTCCGCCAG GAAAACTTTCCCGTCCCAGCACGCAACACTCTCGGCTTTCGCCGCCGTCTACGTGTCG ATGTATTTCAATTCCATCATCTCGGACAGCACCAAACTCCTCAAGCCCATCCTGGTCTTCGCCTTCGCCATCGCCGCCGGCATCTGCGGCTTGACCCAGATCACGCAGTACCGCAGCCACCCCGCCGACGTCTACGTGGGCTTCCTGATCGGCTCCGGCATCGCTGCCTACCTG GCTTACCACGCCGTCGGCAACTTCCGCGCCCCGACCGAGAGGGTCCCGGCGCCGGCGCCGGCCAAGGACGCGCTGCGGGCGCTGACGCAGCGGGGCCACGACTCCGTGTACCACCAGAACAAGTCGGTGAGCACCGATGAGCTAAACCCGCAGACGCGGCTggaggaggcggcgcggccggtGCCGCGGGAGAAgaactccctgggcagcctgaagCGGGCCAGTGTGGACGTGGACCTGctggccccccgcagccccatgGGCAAGGAGAACATGGTGACCTTCAGCAACACCCTGCCCCGCGTCAACACCCCCTCCATGGACGACCCTGCGCGGCGCCACATGACGATCCACGTCCCCGTGGACGCCTCCCGCTCCAAGCAGCTCATCACCGAGTGGAAGCAGAAGTCGCTGGAGGGCCGGAGCATGACTCTGGCTGAggaggcggcgccgggccggggcgcgggggacGCCAGCGAGGACGTGCCCCCCTCCCTCTACCCCACGGTGCAAGCGCGCTCGGCCGAGCGGGCGGCCATGGGGCCCCGGGTCCTCATCCAGCCCCGGCCGGGCGCCTCGCAGCTGGTGCACATCCCCGAGGAGAGCCAGGCGGGCGCCGGCGGCGTGGCCAGCGGAGGGGCGGCCGTGCGGGCCAAGTGGGTGATGGTGGCGGAGAAGGGGGGGGCGCAGCGGGTGGCCAACCCCCCGCGCCTGATGCAGGTCATCGCCATGTCCAAGCAGCAGAGCATCGTCTCCGTCACCCCCAAGCACTCGGAGACGTCGTCGTCGTCCACCAGCTCCGACTCCTCGCAGTACCGCTCGCCCTCGGAGCGGGACAGCTCCAGCATCATCACCATCGACGCCCATGCCCCCCACCACCCCGTCGTCCACCTCTCCGCCGGCAACGGGCCCTGGGAGTGGAAGTCGGGGCCGAAGGGGCCGGAGGGTCCGGACGCCTACGAGCTGGGCGAGCTGGGGAAGGATTTCCGCGGCTTCCGCCCGGCCAAGAGCGCCGGCGTCTCCCCTGGCTCCTCCGTCAGCGACATGGAGCAGGACGAGCCGCGCTACGGCAGCCTGGCCGCCatcccgggggcggcggggggcggcggggagcggggggacgCCCCCCCTGAAGGGCTGCTGGGCACGGCCAGCCGGGAGTCCACGCTGCGGAGGAAGCCGGCCGAGAGGGACGGGCAGGTGGACAGCGAGGTGGACCACTACTACAAGAAGATGCAAGCCAGCCGGAGGTTTAAGGACTGA